A single genomic interval of Alteromonas sp. CI.11.F.A3 harbors:
- a CDS encoding protein adenylyltransferase SelO, with the protein MGLLNRYAETLSELGSFVLPAPLKDMRVGLFNTTLAKELALPEPLMQSQSLLDWLHSPVTPLTQRAFAQKYGGHQFGQWNPELGDGRGLLLAEVIDLNAQPQDLHLKGAGPTPYSRHADGRAVLRSTLREYIGAEALHYLGIPSSRSLCLFTSADTIYRERAETGAMMIRTAPSHIRFGHFEYYFYASQTDKLQRLLDFTIEHHFAECKEATNPYAALLGAVVRRTARLVALWQTHGFVHGVMNTDNMSIHGITFDYGPFAFLDSYESGAVFNHSDHQGRYAFNQQPGIALWNLNALAHAFSGHCSVDEIKAALSTFEPNFISQYQHLMLSRMGLETSEQEQSLALMQSWLQILETENQDYTYNFRHLALADVSCIPCPFRDTFVDREKLDTWWESYRQLRLVREDEPQLLSLNPAVIPRTHLLQQAIELAEKGDFSLSEALLEATSTPFDTKWDIHPFSKPPSSSTHTSLSCSS; encoded by the coding sequence ATGGGTTTATTAAATCGTTATGCTGAAACCCTATCGGAACTGGGTAGTTTTGTACTTCCAGCCCCGCTTAAAGACATGCGAGTTGGCTTGTTTAACACTACGCTAGCTAAGGAGCTTGCGCTTCCAGAGCCCTTGATGCAGTCTCAAAGCCTGCTTGATTGGCTACACTCCCCTGTTACGCCCCTTACACAACGGGCATTTGCGCAAAAATACGGTGGTCATCAGTTTGGTCAATGGAACCCTGAATTAGGCGATGGACGAGGGCTACTTTTAGCCGAAGTTATCGATTTAAACGCGCAGCCCCAAGATCTTCACTTAAAAGGAGCAGGCCCGACGCCCTACTCTAGGCACGCTGATGGGCGAGCCGTACTGCGTTCTACCCTAAGAGAATATATTGGCGCTGAGGCACTGCATTATTTAGGTATTCCTTCTAGCCGTTCGCTGTGTCTTTTTACCAGTGCTGATACCATATACCGAGAACGCGCCGAAACCGGTGCCATGATGATAAGAACAGCCCCTAGTCATATACGCTTTGGTCACTTTGAATATTATTTTTATGCTAGCCAAACTGATAAGCTACAACGCTTGCTCGATTTTACCATTGAGCATCATTTTGCCGAATGCAAAGAGGCGACAAACCCTTATGCAGCGTTACTAGGCGCGGTAGTAAGGCGTACCGCTAGATTGGTCGCGCTGTGGCAAACCCACGGTTTTGTACATGGGGTAATGAATACAGATAATATGTCTATTCATGGCATTACCTTTGATTATGGCCCATTTGCCTTTTTGGATAGCTACGAGTCTGGCGCGGTCTTTAATCACTCTGACCATCAAGGCCGTTATGCCTTTAATCAACAGCCAGGTATTGCCCTTTGGAACTTAAATGCCCTTGCCCATGCCTTTTCAGGTCATTGTTCGGTGGATGAAATAAAAGCCGCTTTATCTACCTTCGAGCCCAATTTCATTTCACAATATCAACACCTGATGCTCTCTCGTATGGGTCTTGAAACTAGTGAACAAGAGCAAAGCCTTGCGCTAATGCAGTCTTGGCTACAAATACTTGAAACCGAAAATCAAGATTACACTTACAACTTTCGTCACTTGGCATTAGCAGATGTAAGCTGTATACCGTGTCCTTTTCGCGATACATTTGTTGACAGAGAAAAACTAGATACATGGTGGGAAAGCTACCGGCAACTGCGTTTGGTAAGAGAAGATGAGCCTCAGCTATTATCGCTAAACCCGGCGGTCATACCTCGTACACATTTGCTGCAGCAGGCGATTGAATTAGCCGAAAAGGGCGACTTTTCACTTTCTGAAGCCTTGTTAGAAGCCACAAGCACACCTTTTGATACAAAATGGGATATACATCCATTTTCAAAACCACCGTCATCATCAACACACACGAGCTTGTCATGCAGCAGTTAA
- a CDS encoding DUF3630 family protein, translating to MQQLTIQNLKALSKINGHALFIDTSLPSTPLKTQQWEQTFCSLFNLTATNQEWGADRYQVTLSNGGFSCMLFIEWLCEAIWLEPIGSSESAQDLHDYLFNGK from the coding sequence ATGCAGCAGTTAACTATTCAAAATCTTAAAGCGTTGTCTAAAATAAATGGCCACGCTTTGTTTATCGATACCTCACTTCCTAGTACGCCTTTAAAAACTCAGCAGTGGGAGCAAACCTTCTGTTCACTTTTTAATTTAACGGCGACAAATCAAGAGTGGGGCGCCGATCGCTATCAAGTTACTTTAAGCAACGGCGGCTTCAGCTGCATGTTATTTATTGAGTGGCTCTGTGAAGCCATTTGGCTTGAACCAATAGGAAGTAGCGAAAGTGCGCAAGACCTTCATGATTATCTATTTAATGGAAAGTGA